The window CACTGGTCGATGTCCGGCGAAGTGGTGCTGATGACGCTGGTCGGTGGCCTCGGCACGATCTTTGGGCCGGTCGTGGGAGCCTTCGTCATCATTGCCATGCAGCAGTACCTGGCCCAGTTCGGTCAGTGGGTGACGGTGATCCAGGGCGTCATCTTTGTGGTCTGCGTGCTGACCTTCCGCCGCGGCGTGATCGGTGAGATCGCGCATTACTTCAAGCGTTCGCTGTAGTCTGCAAGACACGCGGTTTCGCCGAAACCGCTAGGGTCGCAATCAATACGTAGAACAGAGCCGCCCACAAACCGGTGGATGAGGGCGGAAACGGCGTCGCGGACGTCCCCGTTTCGCGCTGAATGATTTATGACAGTCACGTGACAGTGCGGCGGTTGCCTGATATTGGCGGCCTGCCGGGCGTCGGCGCGCACGCAACGGATTGATGGAACAGCATTTTTCGACGCAAGCGGGGTCTTGCGGGAGCGGAAAATGCGCAAGGCAGGGGAAGACGATGCTGCGTTGGTTCAAGGCTTTGCTGCCGCATGAAGAGGGCTTCTTCGAGCTGTTCGCGCAACATTCCCAGACCATCGTCAATGGCGCCGAGGCCCTGCAGGGGGTTCTGCGCGGCGGCGATGAGGTGCCGGCCTATTGCCAGAAGGTTAGCCAGTTCGAGCAGCAGGCCGACGAGATCACCCGCAGTGTGCTGACAGCGGTCCGCCGCACCTTCATCACGCCGTTCGACCGCGTGGATATCAAGGACCTGATCACGTCGATGGACGATGCGATCGACCAGATGCATCAGACCGCCAAAGCCGTGACATTGTTCGAGGTGCGCGAGTTCGAGCAGCCGATGCGCGAGATCGGTTCCATTCTGGTCGATTGCTCCAAACTGATCGGGCGGGCGCTGCCGCTGCTGCAGGCGATCGGCGGCAATGTCACGACCTTGACCGCGATCACCGAGGAGGTGACCAAGCTCGAAGGCCGGGTCGACGACCTCCACGACATCGGGCTCAAGGAGCTGTTTCTCAAACACCGCAACGCCAACACCATGGATTTTATCGTTGGCGCGGAAATCTATGACCACCTTGAAAAGGTTGCCGACCGCTTCGATGACGTCGCCAACGAGATCAACAGCATCGTGATCGAACAGGTTTAGGGCAGGGCCACCCCGTGGACGCCACTTTAGGTCTTCCGCTCCTTATCGGCTTGATCGGAGTCGCGCTGCTGTTCGACTTCCTCAATGGCTTGCACGACGCCGCGAATTCGATTGCCACCATTGTCTCGACACGGGTGCTGCGGCCGCAATACGCGGTGTTTTGGGCTGCGTTCTTCAATTTTATCGCGTTTCTGTTTTTCGGGCTGCATGTCGCGCAAACGCTCGGCACCGGGATCATCGATCCCGGTGTGGTCGATCCGCGGGTGATCTTCGCCGCGCTGATCGGGGCGATTGTCTGGAACCTGATCACTTGGGGCCTGGGCATTCCGTCGTCGAGTTCGCATGCGCTGATCGGCGGCCTGGTTGGGGCCGGCTTTGCCAAAGCGGGCTTCGCGGCCATGGAATGGAGCGGCCTGACCAAGACGGTGCTCGCGATCGTGGCGTCGCCGGTGCTCGGTTTCCTGCTGGCGCTGGTGCTGGTGGCCGTGGTGTCCTGGCTGTCGGTCCGCTCGACGCCGTTTGCGGTCGATCGGGCCTTCCGCACCCTGCAGTTCGTCTCCGCGTCGCTTTATTCGCTGGGCCACGGCGGCAACGACGCCCAGAAGACCATGGGCATCATCGCCGTGCTGCTCTACTCACAGGGCTATCTCGGTACGACGTTCAGCGTGCCGCTTTGGGTGGTGCTGGCGTGTCAAACCGCCATGGCGCTGGGAACGCTGATGGGCGGCTGGCGGATCGTGCGCACCATGGGCAATCGCATTACCAAGCTGACGCCGGTGCAGGGCTTCTGTGCCGAGACCGGCGGAGCGATAACGCTGTTCCTTGCCACCTGGTTCGGTGTGCCGGTGTCGACCACCCACACCATCACCGGCGCCATTGTCGGCGTCGGCGCGGCCCGGCGGACCTCGGCGGTGCGCTGGAACGTGGCGAGTTCGATCGTGATTGCCTGGGTCATTACGATCCCGGCGTCGGCTCTCGTTGCCGGGTTGAGCTACTGG is drawn from Bradyrhizobium prioriisuperbiae and contains these coding sequences:
- a CDS encoding DUF47 domain-containing protein, with the translated sequence MLRWFKALLPHEEGFFELFAQHSQTIVNGAEALQGVLRGGDEVPAYCQKVSQFEQQADEITRSVLTAVRRTFITPFDRVDIKDLITSMDDAIDQMHQTAKAVTLFEVREFEQPMREIGSILVDCSKLIGRALPLLQAIGGNVTTLTAITEEVTKLEGRVDDLHDIGLKELFLKHRNANTMDFIVGAEIYDHLEKVADRFDDVANEINSIVIEQV
- a CDS encoding inorganic phosphate transporter, translated to MDATLGLPLLIGLIGVALLFDFLNGLHDAANSIATIVSTRVLRPQYAVFWAAFFNFIAFLFFGLHVAQTLGTGIIDPGVVDPRVIFAALIGAIVWNLITWGLGIPSSSSHALIGGLVGAGFAKAGFAAMEWSGLTKTVLAIVASPVLGFLLALVLVAVVSWLSVRSTPFAVDRAFRTLQFVSASLYSLGHGGNDAQKTMGIIAVLLYSQGYLGTTFSVPLWVVLACQTAMALGTLMGGWRIVRTMGNRITKLTPVQGFCAETGGAITLFLATWFGVPVSTTHTITGAIVGVGAARRTSAVRWNVASSIVIAWVITIPASALVAGLSYWIVSVLR